From Domibacillus sp. DTU_2020_1001157_1_SI_ALB_TIR_016, a single genomic window includes:
- a CDS encoding LrgB family protein — MTVIYIIVTIAVYRLARWAALRFPSPFTTPVFTSTVVIISLLAASGVSYEEYTPAKEIMTFLLGPATVALALPLYHNRAVLRERFFPAATSLIVGTFATIVSAVWMASSFGLSRTIQATAAVKAVTTPVAMEAAVIIGGDPALAAAFVITAGIFGAVFGPPLLTMFNIHDPFSRGLGIGTISHGIGTSQAVQEGPIQGTVSSAAMGVSAIITSLVLPWLFPFL; from the coding sequence CATTGCTGTTTATCGACTGGCGCGATGGGCCGCTTTGCGGTTTCCATCTCCTTTCACAACGCCCGTTTTTACATCAACTGTGGTGATCATCAGCCTGCTGGCGGCCTCGGGCGTATCGTATGAAGAATATACACCAGCAAAAGAAATTATGACCTTTTTGCTCGGTCCGGCAACCGTAGCACTTGCTCTGCCGCTGTATCATAACCGGGCTGTACTGCGTGAGCGCTTTTTTCCAGCCGCCACCAGCTTGATTGTCGGTACATTCGCAACGATTGTATCGGCTGTTTGGATGGCTTCTTCATTTGGCCTCTCCCGAACTATTCAAGCGACCGCTGCTGTAAAGGCCGTGACAACGCCCGTAGCGATGGAAGCGGCTGTGATTATTGGCGGCGATCCGGCACTGGCCGCGGCTTTTGTCATCACAGCTGGTATTTTCGGAGCGGTATTTGGCCCGCCTTTGTTAACGATGTTTAACATACATGATCCTTTTTCAAGAGGCCTCGGTATCGGCACCATTTCCCACGGTATCGGAACAAGCCAGGCTGTACAGGAAGGACCCATTCAAGGAACGGTGTCCAGCGCTGCAATGGGCGTCTCTGCCATTATTACCTCGCTTGTTCTGCCCTGGCTGTTTCCTTTTCTTTAA
- a CDS encoding formate/nitrite transporter family protein: MNKEAYEEINAWAVKKSAILRHNPIQYIVKAMLASFFIGFGIMLSFKLAEPFFDAGSPATVLMLGAFFGIALVLILYGGAELFTGNTMYFTMSTMSGKTNWKEALAVLGACYTGNLLGALCFALFISGAGIYNDPANSQYLMDVVSHKMHYPASQLFFKAILCNWIVCLAVWIPMQMKGDMAKIVTMLLFVMTFVVAGFEHSVANMVLFSLALAVPHPEAISVASAIHNLIPVTLGNIIGGSVFVGMVYVYLAKPVQKSIPKEAKERITVKLLEMNKSRR, from the coding sequence ATGAATAAAGAAGCGTATGAGGAAATAAATGCATGGGCGGTTAAAAAGTCAGCGATTTTGCGCCATAACCCTATCCAATATATTGTAAAGGCTATGCTGGCCAGCTTTTTTATCGGCTTTGGCATTATGCTTTCCTTTAAACTGGCAGAACCTTTTTTTGATGCAGGATCACCAGCCACTGTCTTGATGCTAGGTGCGTTTTTCGGCATTGCTCTTGTATTAATTCTATACGGAGGAGCAGAGCTGTTTACTGGCAATACGATGTATTTCACAATGAGTACAATGAGCGGCAAAACAAATTGGAAAGAAGCACTGGCCGTTCTTGGAGCGTGCTATACAGGGAATCTGCTTGGTGCTTTATGCTTCGCCCTATTTATCAGTGGAGCAGGAATTTATAATGATCCGGCGAATTCTCAATATTTAATGGATGTTGTTTCTCATAAAATGCATTACCCTGCGTCTCAATTGTTTTTTAAAGCGATTTTGTGTAACTGGATCGTCTGTCTCGCTGTCTGGATTCCTATGCAGATGAAAGGGGACATGGCGAAAATCGTGACAATGCTGCTGTTCGTTATGACATTTGTTGTGGCCGGCTTTGAGCACAGTGTGGCTAATATGGTTCTGTTCAGCCTGGCTCTGGCGGTGCCGCATCCTGAAGCGATTTCTGTAGCGAGCGCTATCCATAATTTAATTCCTGTTACTTTAGGAAACATCATTGGCGGCAGCGTGTTTGTCGGCATGGTATACGTGTACCTGGCAAAACCGGTCCAAAAAAGCATACCGAAAGAAGCAAAAGAACGCATTACTGTTAAACTTCTTGAGATGAATAAAAGCCGTCGCTGA